The Microbacterium natoriense genomic interval CTCAGCGGGCGGCTTCCTCACCCGCGGCATCCGCTCTCCTGAGGAGTACTACTACCGCAGGGTGTTCGCCGACGCGGTGCGCGCCGTGGAGGCGCTGCGCACGCTCGAGCTGGTCGACCCCTCGCGGGTCGGCGTCGTCGGCGCGAGCCAGGGCGGAGGGATCGCACTGGCGATGGCGGGTCTCGTGCCCGACCTCTCGGCCGTGATCATCCAGGCACCCTTCCTGTGCGAGCTCGACCGGGCCGCAGTCCTCAGCACCGAGTTCCCGTACGCGCTCTTGACCCAGTACCTCGCAGACCGCCGAGAGGATGCCGCCGCCGCTCTCGACACTCTGCGGTACTTCGACGGTGTGAATCTCGCCAAGCGGGCCAGCGCGCCTGCCCTCCTCAGCACAGGCCTGCTCGACGGCATCGCGCCGCCCGAGACCGTGCTGCCCGCGTTCACGGCCTACGGCGGCGAGAAGCAGATCGTGCTGTGGCCGTACAACGGGCACGAGGCGGGCGGTGACCTCGACGAGGAGAACGCCCTCGAATTCGCCGCCGCCCGGCTCGCCCCGCGGTCGCTCGCCGATTCGCTACGATGACCGACAGAGACCGAGGGACCTGATGGATCACGAAACCGCAGCACGAACGACCCTCATCCGCTCCGCCTCGGATGCCGGATCGAAGGTGTTCGCGACGATCCTGACCCAGAGCCCGATCAGCCGCATCGACATAGCCCGCCAGACCGGCCTGTCGCAGGCCGCGGTCACCAAGGCCGTCGCCCCCCTCGTGGCCGCGGGCCTTGTCGACGCCCCGCCGGTGTCTCAGCGCGATGGCACGCCAGGACGCCCCGTGAGCCCGGTGTCGATCGTGCGCGGAGCCATGGTCATGCTGGGGATCAAGGTCAACGTCGACGAAGTGATCGCAGTGGCCACCGACCTCTCCACCCGGATCCTCGTCGACGAACGGCGCACCCTGACCGCGAGCGATCCCGACACGGTCGTCGGCGCCATCCTCGAGGTGGTGGCCTCCCTCTCCGACCAGATCGGCGACAAGGCTCCCTCGATCGCGGGCGTCGGCGTGTCCGTCTCCGGCGACGTCGACACCTCGACAGGTATCGTCCGTGAGTCCACCCTCATGGGGTGGACCGATGTGCCGCTGGGCGACATGCTCGGCGAAAGACTCGGCTGGCCCGTGACGCTGGAGAACGACGTGCACGCGCTCACCGTCGGCGAGCACTGGTTCGGCATGGGTCTCGGAACGGCATCCTTCGCGATCGTCACGATCGGGCGCGGCATCGGCAGCGGGCTTCACCTCAACGGCGAGGTCGTCACCGGCGCGTACGGAGTCGCCGGCGAGATCGGCCACCTCCCGCTCGCGAGCCCCGAGCTCGTGTGCCCCTGCGGCCGCCGCGGCTGCGTCGAGGCTGCCGCGTCCACCGGGGCCATCGAGTCCGCGGTGTCGCGTGCGCACGGACGCCGCATCAGGATCGACGAAGCCGTGCGGCTGGCCCACGCCGGCGATCCCGGCGCGCACGCGGCCTTCCGCGAGGCGGCGCGGATCATCGGCACCGCGATCGCCACGCTCGTGAACCTCACCGGCCCTGAAGTCGTCATCATCGGCGGCGAGGGCGTGTCAGACTTCGACCTCTTCGAGGAGACGCTGCGCGACGCATTCCAGGCGCATGCCTTCGGCGCCGCCGCGCGCTGCCGCATCGTCACCCGCCCGCACACCTTCCAGGACTGGGCCCGCGGAGCCGCAGCGGCGGCGATCCAGTCGCTCGTGCGCTGAGCCCGCAGCCGTTGCTGCGCTCGCCTGCTGACGCCGACACGGCACTGCCCGGGACCCTTCAGAGTCCCGGGCAGTGCCGTGTCGGGGGTCAGATGGCGTCGTAGAGCTTCTTCATCATCTCGAGGTATCGCGGCAGGCCCAGCCCGTCGAGGTCCGAGAGATACGCGTCCCACGCCGCGTCGTCGTTCACGTCGCGCTGCCCTGTCACGAACTCGGCCTGCGCCTGGGTCACGTAGTTCGTGATGTTGGTCTGCAGGTCAGCGAGCTCGGCCGCGCTGTCGAGGTCCGGCCACAGCTTCTCGACGGGGAACAGGATGCTCTCGTCGGGCTTGAACGGATCGTACTCCAGCGTCGCGTTGAGCAGACGGCGCTCGTAGCCGGAGGGCGAGTAGACGTCCTCGGGCACGACCTGCGCGTTGCGATACTCGAGCGAGTCCCAGTACTGCCCCATCGAACGCCATGACGCATTCGACGTCTCGTCGTATGTGAGCGGCTTGAAGGTCGGCTCGAGCTCCGGGTCGAGCGCGACATCCCCCGCCTCCGCGGGCACCCACGCCTCGCCCTCGGGTCCCATGGCGCCCAGCCGATCGCCCTCGTCCGTGACCAGGTAGTCGATGACCTTGATCGCCTTGATGCGCTCCTCCTCGGTCGACTTGTTCGTCAGCGCGAACATGCCGAGCGGGTTGACGGGCGAGCGCCAGGTGGCCAGCTGCGTGCCGTCGGGACCTGCGAGCGGGGCGACCGCGTCGTAGTTCTTGTCGCGGCCGTCCGGGGAGTCGGCCGTGACGAAGTCGTACGGGTGCAGATCGACCGCGGCGCCGAGGACCTCGGCATCCGCATTGTCGCCGAGCGCCTTGAGCGCCTCGGCGTTCTGGGTGAACGCCGCCTTGTCGAGCAGTCCCTCGTCGGCGAGCGACGTGATGTACTTCAGCCCTTCCCGCCAGCCGTCCGACGCCGCGGCCAGCGTGACGTCATCGCCGTCCATCACGAGTCCAGGGGGAGTAGACGGGCTCGTGTACGGCGCGTAGGTGAATGCGTTCATCAGATAGTTGATGATGGGCTGCGTCGATGATCCGCTCAGCGCCACCTCGTCCTGCACGCCGTTGCCGTTCGGATCGTTCTCCTTGAACGCCCTGAGAACGTCACGGAGTTCCTCGGTGGTCGTCGGCTGCGCGAGCCCGAGCTTGTCCAGCCACGTGGTGTTCATCCACAGCTTCGACGGATAGCTGCAGTGGAAGCACTCGCTCCACTGGGTGATCGCGTAGATGTGACCGTCAGGCGCCGTGACTGACTCCTTCCAGTCCGGCTTCTCCTCGAAGCGCTCCTTCAAGGCGGGTGCGTACTCGTCGATGAGGTCGTCGAGCGGCACGAGCACGCCCTGCTGGCCGTACTTCAGGATCTCGCTGCGCGAGAAGGCGTCGACCCACGGCACGAGGAAATACGCGTCGGGGTAGTCGCCGC includes:
- a CDS encoding acetylxylan esterase, with product MRGDLSIVDVPTTQTEPADFDAFWADTLAVTRGFPLDVTLTPHPTLLTQLEVFDVTFRGFGGTPIHAWLRVPARARGPLPGLVQFFGYGNGRGHALRDLRWASAGYAHLVVDARGQGHGHTDDDHPSGGPSAGGFLTRGIRSPEEYYYRRVFADAVRAVEALRTLELVDPSRVGVVGASQGGGIALAMAGLVPDLSAVIIQAPFLCELDRAAVLSTEFPYALLTQYLADRREDAAAALDTLRYFDGVNLAKRASAPALLSTGLLDGIAPPETVLPAFTAYGGEKQIVLWPYNGHEAGGDLDEENALEFAAARLAPRSLADSLR
- a CDS encoding ROK family transcriptional regulator, coding for MDHETAARTTLIRSASDAGSKVFATILTQSPISRIDIARQTGLSQAAVTKAVAPLVAAGLVDAPPVSQRDGTPGRPVSPVSIVRGAMVMLGIKVNVDEVIAVATDLSTRILVDERRTLTASDPDTVVGAILEVVASLSDQIGDKAPSIAGVGVSVSGDVDTSTGIVRESTLMGWTDVPLGDMLGERLGWPVTLENDVHALTVGEHWFGMGLGTASFAIVTIGRGIGSGLHLNGEVVTGAYGVAGEIGHLPLASPELVCPCGRRGCVEAAASTGAIESAVSRAHGRRIRIDEAVRLAHAGDPGAHAAFREAARIIGTAIATLVNLTGPEVVIIGGEGVSDFDLFEETLRDAFQAHAFGAAARCRIVTRPHTFQDWARGAAAAAIQSLVR
- a CDS encoding extracellular solute-binding protein yields the protein MKHSIIRVVAAATAVATTALALSACTSPSDDDNGKLVAFGPQGDNGSLADNLFTQQVEKKFDIDFDWQTTTYDGSVAGEKRQVSLASGDYPDAYFLVPWVDAFSRSEILKYGQQGVLVPLDDLIDEYAPALKERFEEKPDWKESVTAPDGHIYAITQWSECFHCSYPSKLWMNTTWLDKLGLAQPTTTEELRDVLRAFKENDPNGNGVQDEVALSGSSTQPIINYLMNAFTYAPYTSPSTPPGLVMDGDDVTLAAASDGWREGLKYITSLADEGLLDKAAFTQNAEALKALGDNADAEVLGAAVDLHPYDFVTADSPDGRDKNYDAVAPLAGPDGTQLATWRSPVNPLGMFALTNKSTEEERIKAIKVIDYLVTDEGDRLGAMGPEGEAWVPAEAGDVALDPELEPTFKPLTYDETSNASWRSMGQYWDSLEYRNAQVVPEDVYSPSGYERRLLNATLEYDPFKPDESILFPVEKLWPDLDSAAELADLQTNITNYVTQAQAEFVTGQRDVNDDAAWDAYLSDLDGLGLPRYLEMMKKLYDAI